In the Primulina tabacum isolate GXHZ01 chromosome 15, ASM2559414v2, whole genome shotgun sequence genome, ATACGTGCTGTAAACAGCTGACTCATTATCCAGCTTTCAACAGAAGTGGAACTGACATACCGGTATGTCTCGAATATGCTACCGATCTTGCATTTGACTACTCACGTTTGTAATAGTTCTCACAATCATAGTCATGACCTGTAGGTGTACTCCTTTGCATGGGTCATGGGCGAAGGTGATAAGGACCTTATATGTTACATTGAAGATATGTATGAGGATCAGCATGGAGAGAAAATGGTTAAAGTGCGATGGCTAAACTTTCAAGAGGAAATTAATTTTCCAATTCCGAGCTTAAACTCCGATGGTACAGAAGTTTTTATGACTCCTATTAAGCAGGAGATAAGTGCAGAGTGCATCGATGGTCTGGTTGCAGTTTTGACTCCTAATCATTTCAAGAAATGTCTGGCGCTTCTTCCGCGAGACATATCTAGTTTAAGTTATTTTTGCCATcgggaaattataaacaaaagtGTGAATCCCTTTAGTTTAAGTAAAATGCGCGGCTACTCTACTCAGCCAATCCTGTGCACTCTGGAATGCGTTGCTTCCCGGCAAAGCAAGTGTATAAAAAAATCAGCTCAAGAATTAGAAGGTTCTGCTCCTGAGGAAACTGGAATGCATAGTTCCAAGAGTAATAAAATTGGAAGTGGGAATCAGACTATTGGGAATCAAACACCTTCAGTATTGGACAATCAGGGCAATAAATGTGAAACGAGTGGCCAAAGAATGAAAACCAAACTTTCAAGCAAGAGACCTATGGATAACAATCTTGTTGTGTCTGAGCCTCTGGGTCTAGTACCATCCAAGGTCGATAAAAACATTGAGCTTCTTTGTCAGGACAGTGGCATGCGAGGCTGTTGGTTCAGGTGCAAAATCTTGCGTTCAACAAAAAAGTGCCTGAGAATTCAATACTGTGATGTTGATGACGTTGATGGAGCTGGGAAACTTGAGGTATGTATAATTTGGAGATTCCTACTGTCAAATAATCAGACTGCATACTTGAAAACGAGTACTTAATGGTTTTGACAAATGACTAAATTTATATCCCTAGTAATCTATTGAAGTGTAAATTGTACAGGAATGCGTTCCAGTTGCAAGAGTGGCAGATACTGATAAATTAGGTATAAGATGTGCTGGCCGCCTTACAGTCAGGCCATGGCCTTGTAAGGATTCTTCAGACGCTAAGCTTGAGGTGGGAGTGGCAGTTGACGCATATTGGTGCGATGGTTGGTGGGAAGGTGTTGTAATTGGCTGCGACCCATCAACCTCAACTAATCTACAAGTTTACTCGCCTGGTATGTATTTCAATTTGCGCCTTTAATGCCTCAATGTTAAGGGTTTGATTTAGTTATCATTTTGTGGCAGGAGAGAACAAGTTCTTGACCATCGAGAGGAACAATGTAAGAGTTTCAAGGGACTGGATAGACAACAGATGGGTAAATGTCAAGCCAAAGCCGGACATACTCTCTTTCTTAACTTCAACTCTGAACCCAGCCCTGGAACTTCCACCACTTGCAGTTTTCTCCAACACTAATACCTCTGCGGAGGAGAATAAGAATGAAGGTGACCCTCAGAAAATTGGAGACCCTGAAACTGATAAACGCCAATATCCAAACGTTTCTACGTCTGATGATCTAAAATTCAAGAACCTTCATTTCAAAAAACGACTTATGAACAGGGACGGTGAAGGAAATTCTCGCACAAGTTCTGGTAATGTGCGCAACGCGTTGCCAAACATTGGCTGCCAGTCTAAGCCATGAAACAGGAACATCGTTCGGCTGCAGCAACACCGTATGTAGTTCCTAAAAAATAAGCAAACAACTCCTGGGACCATCagttttatgtttttgttaaTGCAACTACAATTGCTAAATGCAATTTTTCTGACTATTCAATAGCATTGGCAAGGTCTATGGTAGCATTTGGATTGACGTTTTAAATCCATAATAACAAATTAATTGGTTTGCTTCCATATGAGTTTAGATTTTCAACTAGTTATTTTTTGGATTTCAAATGAATCTCAAACAaagtcatttcaaattcaactTTCAAATATTTACTTTATCCAAACCTCTCCAAATTCAATTTAAAGATCTCTTTTCGGATTGTTATAGCGTTAACTAGCTAAAGAGGATGCAGTTTTTGCACTTGGCCTTGGGTTTTGCCAGCATTATACTTCCGCTCATGCCTTACACTAATGCTTTGGAAGACTTTTGCCTTTAGTTGAAGTCAATTCTTTGCATTATCCCCAACTTTAAACGTCCTTCCCACGAATAGACAGCGTCCTACACGTGGGATGACATGTTATCCGTGAAGTAGGAGTCtaaattttctttaattaaaaaagaaaattgtaCAGTTTTATTCTTGCAAATCATCACATTTTATACCTAACTTATTACTATTGTCATGATTTTTTCAGAGGAAGTTGATAACCATTATTTTTTTAGCAAAAGTTGATAAATTCTTTTGACTTTTGagctttctttttttttttagcttTCATTTTTGCATTCTTTTGGAAACACGAGAAAATGGGCCGGACATTTGTAGACTGGGGAATGACCCCTTATTCAAGTCTGTGGCCCATAACTTTGGTGGGCTATAAGTGGGGCAGAACAAAAATGGGGTTGACCAAATCGAAGTCCACATAGAGTAATCCCCAAGAAATGGCCAGACTTAGGTCAGCTGTGACGTGTCAAAATTATTTCAATGGTCCGATTTCCTCCAAGAAATAAATGGTGACATCATAAAGGGCTATATTGTCATTTTAACCATCGAATTTGAAGTTTCTCAGAAAGTccaatatttattaaatagatATTTGGCCCTTTCACGGAAAATTAATTTATCAATAAAGGGAACCAAGTTTCACCGATTAATTGTTTCAGTAATTTCCAGGCCACTTCATTGTAAATTTGgagtaaaataatatatttatttcccaTATCACTTCTATAAAGCCAGGTTTCAATCCTCGACTCCCATTGAAACTACTACTTCTCAAAATCTTTTGATTCTTCTGCACTCTTGGCATATTTGAGCTTCATCAACAATGGCGGCATGCGTGGATAATCCAAGAAACCATGATAGGCATCGCACTGCATGCTGCCGTGGAACTAATTCCCTCTCCAAATTCATTACTAAACTTCGCAGGCCAAGGACTCCAAATCTTGACCCGCACCGTTCTTTGAACCCACGTGCTTGTTACAAGAAAGTGATCAACGATTATCGAAGAGTAAATCCTGAAGCATACAGCGAAGATCTAATCTGGCTGAAAATGAGGGAAGAAGCAGCATTCGACATCATGCAAGAGCCCATCTTAAAAAAGTACTATCATTCTACGATACTGTCTCATACTTCACTCGAGAGGGCTTTGGCGAATCGTTTAGCACTCAAGTTATGCAATGCAGACCTATCGAGAGAAGCCCTTCGCGACGTTTTCTTGAAAGAGTTCGAAGATATTGGAATCCAAAGTGCAATTAGAGACGATCTTAAGGCTGTGAGAGAGCGAGATCCAGCCTGTGTGAGCTACGTTAATTGTTTTTTGAATTTCAAAGGGTTTTTAGCCTGCCAGGCATATAGACTGGCGCATAAATTTTGGATCCAGGGGAGAACTGTGCTAGCATTCCTGATCCAGAATCAGGTTTCAGAAGTTTTTGCAATGGATATACATCCAGGAGCCAAGATTGGGCCTGGAATTGTATTTGATCATGGTACAGGAGTCGTGATTGGAGAGACGACAGTGATTGGAGACAATGTTACCATTTTGCATAACGTAACGTTAGGAGGTACAGGGAAGGTTGAAGGAGACAGGCATCCTAAGATCGGCGACGGGGTTTTGATAGGGGCTGGGGCTAAGATTTTGGGCAATGTTAGAATTGGAGAAAAAGCAAAAATCGGCGCTGGATCGATTGTTCTGAAGGAAGTTCCAGCTAAAGCTACAGCTGTTGGAAATCCAGCTAGAATTGTTGGATTGTGATAGATAAAAGATAATACGATCGACAGAATAAGAGAATTGGTAAAGGCTTGAGTTTCCTCGTCTTTACATATGATTCTATGTAATTTCAGATTTCAAATTGAGAAATCTAATTGTTTTATAATTTAAGCATCTTTGTTTGAATGCTTACTAAATCTTGTTAAGCACTTCATGGTCGATCCAGCAGATAGTGAACACGATTATATATTCTTGTATGTATAAATCCATATTCTCTCAATTTTTTATTCTCGGTATTGAGAACACAAGTGCAAATCGAAATTTAATCTGGATAAAATAGGACTTTTTTGTgagttaaatataatatattgacCAAAACTTAAGGATAAGGAAGAGTTGAACTAAATAAAGGAAATTATGGGAGAAATTTGACTGTAAATTACTCAAATGAGGTGAAGAAATTGTAAACTGAAGTACTcctttaaattattaatatattatatctcTCTAAAAAATAAGTGCATGAGATGAGGACGCAGTTTCTACTGAGTCAACAAAGATAATCACTAATTATATTATGACAGCGATTTAATCTTCATATGAGAAACTACCTGATGCAATACTTAGCACCAAATATTGATTTGTAAAGGAATACATTAGAATTGGTACAATTATAAGTTTCGAACTCCATAAATTTTAAGGATGAAGTGACACTAAAAACTCCCCAAAGAAATGCTGAATTTATTTAGGATCATGAAACTAATGATAGTAATTACACATTAAGTCTCATGTTCGACAATAAACTGTATCAGCTTCACTTTATGCCAGAGTTTGAAACTTAGCAGAGAATGAAGCAGCATTTTTTAGGGTGGTCAAACTCGGGTTTCTCCAGTTACCCCTCCATATAATGCCATTCTTACCACCTGGAAGATAACTGCAAAGCCCAAGAGCATATTTTTTGTTCATTAGTCGACACGGCTGAGATTCATGAATCATGACAAACGACGAATATGAAACGCCGAACGCGTTAATATGAGAGAAGATGAATGCGAAGGGAGATTCTTGGAAATTTAGGCTTACATGATATGACAACCAAGACTGCGAATAGAATGAGAACAATGTGTGCTGGTTCAAATGCCTTTTTGGAGGGTAAAGAACCAACTCCTCTTCTTGTTATGTTTTTCTCAAACTTGGCCACCTTCTTCTCTGCCAGCCGCTTCGACACAGTCTACAAAACCCCATTTTATTCATTATAAATTGTTGACGACGAT is a window encoding:
- the LOC142526586 gene encoding uncharacterized protein LOC142526586; this translates as MSEEQVMRAWEESVISQEKGNRTVHYVIRDTTGYHLLAVVGTQRGKHMIYTIARDFILVFGSTSEVHAGKRWKRRRDVVEWLVSLVSKRAPILSDSKHQRLLDTTPSLQYLMSVMTRFSTRRSPGPSDEEIQGSSVTVEENSDIVWSGDSYTCCKQLTHYPAFNRSGTDIPVYSFAWVMGEGDKDLICYIEDMYEDQHGEKMVKVRWLNFQEEINFPIPSLNSDGTEVFMTPIKQEISAECIDGLVAVLTPNHFKKCLALLPRDISSLSYFCHREIINKSVNPFSLSKMRGYSTQPILCTLECVASRQSKCIKKSAQELEGSAPEETGMHSSKSNKIGSGNQTIGNQTPSVLDNQGNKCETSGQRMKTKLSSKRPMDNNLVVSEPLGLVPSKVDKNIELLCQDSGMRGCWFRCKILRSTKKCLRIQYCDVDDVDGAGKLEECVPVARVADTDKLGIRCAGRLTVRPWPCKDSSDAKLEVGVAVDAYWCDGWWEGVVIGCDPSTSTNLQVYSPGENKFLTIERNNVRVSRDWIDNRWVNVKPKPDILSFLTSTLNPALELPPLAVFSNTNTSAEENKNEGDPQKIGDPETDKRQYPNVSTSDDLKFKNLHFKKRLMNRDGEGNSRTSSGNVRNALPNIGCQSKP
- the LOC142526853 gene encoding serine acetyltransferase 1, chloroplastic-like, which codes for MAACVDNPRNHDRHRTACCRGTNSLSKFITKLRRPRTPNLDPHRSLNPRACYKKVINDYRRVNPEAYSEDLIWLKMREEAAFDIMQEPILKKYYHSTILSHTSLERALANRLALKLCNADLSREALRDVFLKEFEDIGIQSAIRDDLKAVRERDPACVSYVNCFLNFKGFLACQAYRLAHKFWIQGRTVLAFLIQNQVSEVFAMDIHPGAKIGPGIVFDHGTGVVIGETTVIGDNVTILHNVTLGGTGKVEGDRHPKIGDGVLIGAGAKILGNVRIGEKAKIGAGSIVLKEVPAKATAVGNPARIVGL